The following is a genomic window from Rubeoparvulum massiliense.
GGTCCCGGTGGCGTTTCTAGCGAGGCTTCAAAGATGAAATGGCTTCCGGCTGACCATGATGCAATGTTCAGTACTAATGAGGACTCAGCTCCTGAGATACGTAGCAGAATCTCTTCTTGCAGACGATTCCACTTCGTTCCCACCTGCTGATGGGTAATAAGAACGCGCCCTTCTAGGCGATGACCTTGCCAGCGGAAGGGCTCTTGTAATTTTCCATAAAAACGATAGGGTCCATACCGTTGACCAAGCTGTTCTTGAGATTGTTGTAAAATGCCTTGACGATCAAGCTGAATAAATGAGTGGTACCCTTGCTCTACATAATGGCCATAGCTAAGACCTGCTAAAGCAGAGAATACCACAGGGATGAAAAGCGCTGACCTACTTTTTCCTTTCCATCCCTGCCATATTAACCAAAGTAAAGCAATGGTAAGGAGCGACCCTCCTATGAGTAGAAAAAAAGTACTCCCATGATGAGCTAGGATCAGTCCGCTACCAAAGCTGATGGCACCGAATAACCAGCTCGCCTGCCTCATTATGGCTGCAATAATTGTGGAAGATACTTGTCCAGATTAGCAGAAACCTGAACAACCTCCACATTGGCATTACGTAATAGTTCCTCTGCATAAGGGTCTACCCGATACTTCGTCTCATAGCAAAGTCGTTTTATCCCTGCTTGGATTATAGTCTTTGTACAGTTGAGACATGGAAAATGCGTGACATAAATCTCTGCTCCTTCAGTGGGTACACCAAATTTAGAACATTGTAAAATGGCATTTACCTCTGCATGAATGGTTCGTACACAATGGCCATCTACCACCTTACAGCCTACATCCAAACAGTGAGCATCTCCAGATATTGAGCCATTATAGCCACCTGCAATGACTCGTTTATCTCGTACAATGGTAGCTCCTACGCTTAAGCGTGTACAGGTACTGCGTAGGGCGATAATTCTACTCTGTGCCATAAAATATTCATCCCAGGTAATTCGCATCTTCTTCACTCCTTTTAAGGTAAAAAGAGAAATAACAAGGAATCGTAACGAAAAAAACTTGTCCATTCCCTTCAATGATTGGTATGATATGTAGATGAATCGTATTAATTGTAACGTATCTAGCCACCTCTGGCTATATCTATATACAATGGGATGGTGACTCACATGTGTGGCTTTGTAGCAATGTACAGTAAAGATAATCAACCTGTTTCCCTCGAACAACTCCAAAAAATGAATCGGATGATCACTCATCGCGGTCCAGATGATGAAGGTTATGTTCGTAAGGGTCCAATTGGCCTTGGCTTCCGTCGCCTTAGCATCATCGATTTACAACATGGCCATCAGCCCCTCACCAATGAGGATGAATCCATCTGGTTAATTTTCAATGGTGAGATCTATAATTATCGAGAGCTTCAAACATGGCTAAAAGAGCGGGGACATCAATTCCGTACCGATACAGATAGTGAGACCATACTCCATCTTTATGAGGAGTATGGCACAGAGACACCGAAGTATCTCCGTGGTATGTTCTCCTTTATTATCTGGGATGGCAAGGAACAACGCTTTTTTGGTGCTCGTGATCATTTCGGGATCAAGCCTCTTTATTGGGTTGAGACACCACATGCCTTCGGCTTCGGCTCAGAAATCAAAAGTCTCCTAGAGATGGAAGGAGTAAAAGCTGCTGTTGACCCAGTCTCCTTCTATCATTACCTCACTTTCCAGTATGTACCTGATCCTGCCACCATGTTTGCAGGCATCCATAAACTTCTACCAGGCCATTCCTTTACGATCAAGAATGGTACCATGAATATTGAATCTTATTTTCAAGTTGAATTTACTCCTGAGGAACGCCCCTTTGAGGAGTATGTAGAAGAGACACGTGCTGCTCTTAAAGAATCGGTAGAACGCCATATGATGAGCGATGTTCCACGCGGTGCGTTTCTCTCCAGTGGTGTAGATTCATCAAGCATTGCTGCTCTCCTGCGTAAACAAGAAAAGCTAAAAACCTTTACCATCGGTTTCGATATCCCTGGCTATAGCGAATTGGATTATGCCCGTAGAACCGCTGCTCATATCGGTACAGACCATCATGAGGTGGAGGTAGATGGAGAACGATATCTCGATGTTCTGCCCCGCTTAATCTGGCATCAGGACGAGCCTGTAGCAGATCCTTCCGCCATCGCCCTTTACTTCGTTGCTGAGCTAGCCAGTCAATATGTGACAGTAGTACTCTCAGGGGAAGGCGCTGATGAATTCTTTGGGGGCTATAACATTTACCGTGAGCCATTCGCCCTCGCTGGGTACCAAAGACTTCCCCAAGGAATGCGTACACTCTTCGCTAATATGGCTTCCAATTTACCAGAAGGAACGAAGGGAAGAAGCTTCCTCATCCGTGGCTCGCAACAGCTAGAAGAGCGTTTCTTCGGAAATGCTCACATTTATAGTGAAGAGATGAAGGAGCAAGTCATTGCAGCATCACTCAAAGCCAAGGTTCCCTATGTGGATCCTTGGCAGGTGACCGCTCCGATCTACGAACAGGTTCAACATTATGATGATGTAACGAAGATGCAGTACTTAGATATCCATACTTGGCTGCGTGGTAATATTTTGATGAAAGCTGACAAAATGACCATGGCCAATTCCTTAGAATTACGAGTTCCCTTTATTGACACGGAAGTATTTAAAGTAGCCATGAAGATTCCAAC
Proteins encoded in this region:
- the asnB gene encoding asparagine synthase (glutamine-hydrolyzing); protein product: MCGFVAMYSKDNQPVSLEQLQKMNRMITHRGPDDEGYVRKGPIGLGFRRLSIIDLQHGHQPLTNEDESIWLIFNGEIYNYRELQTWLKERGHQFRTDTDSETILHLYEEYGTETPKYLRGMFSFIIWDGKEQRFFGARDHFGIKPLYWVETPHAFGFGSEIKSLLEMEGVKAAVDPVSFYHYLTFQYVPDPATMFAGIHKLLPGHSFTIKNGTMNIESYFQVEFTPEERPFEEYVEETRAALKESVERHMMSDVPRGAFLSSGVDSSSIAALLRKQEKLKTFTIGFDIPGYSELDYARRTAAHIGTDHHEVEVDGERYLDVLPRLIWHQDEPVADPSAIALYFVAELASQYVTVVLSGEGADEFFGGYNIYREPFALAGYQRLPQGMRTLFANMASNLPEGTKGRSFLIRGSQQLEERFFGNAHIYSEEMKEQVIAASLKAKVPYVDPWQVTAPIYEQVQHYDDVTKMQYLDIHTWLRGNILMKADKMTMANSLELRVPFIDTEVFKVAMKIPTKYKIADGTTKHVLREAMKDLLPPEIKTKKKLGFPVPTRYWLRHDFYKWAKDLIQQSPTQQYFNKQYLLQMLEQHKDEKHDYSRPIWTALVFMLWHQIYIEKKYSFGPYVSPHVAKRHKLYNL
- a CDS encoding ComE operon protein 2, translating into MRITWDEYFMAQSRIIALRSTCTRLSVGATIVRDKRVIAGGYNGSISGDAHCLDVGCKVVDGHCVRTIHAEVNAILQCSKFGVPTEGAEIYVTHFPCLNCTKTIIQAGIKRLCYETKYRVDPYAEELLRNANVEVVQVSANLDKYLPQLLQP